A single window of Halotalea alkalilenta DNA harbors:
- a CDS encoding RNA methyltransferase, whose translation MPITTNDHLLANLRVVLVQTYHPGNIGAAARAMRTMGITALHLINPRDFPAEEASRMAAGAGELLKRAQVHDSLQAAVGDCTMVIGASARLRERALPCFEEGDEMGQAAMHAALHGPVALVFGRERFGLTNEELDHCTHQLRLPTDPSYGILNLAQAVQIACYELRNAWRRGNGDRDPERMGEMQGGEPRPSRAQLQYFDELLVELLRPTGFLNQPHAKTQEKLRAIIRRSEPSKRELSMLTGMIKALAGK comes from the coding sequence ATGCCGATTACCACCAACGATCATCTGCTCGCCAATCTACGCGTCGTGCTGGTGCAGACCTACCATCCCGGCAACATCGGTGCCGCCGCTCGGGCAATGCGCACCATGGGTATAACGGCGTTGCACCTGATCAATCCCCGCGATTTTCCCGCCGAAGAAGCGAGCCGAATGGCGGCAGGGGCCGGCGAACTGCTAAAGCGGGCCCAGGTGCATGATTCACTTCAGGCAGCGGTCGGCGATTGCACGATGGTGATCGGTGCCAGCGCGCGCCTGAGGGAGCGGGCATTGCCTTGCTTCGAGGAGGGAGACGAGATGGGCCAAGCGGCAATGCACGCGGCACTGCATGGCCCAGTAGCGCTGGTCTTCGGCAGAGAGCGATTCGGCCTCACCAATGAGGAGCTGGATCACTGCACCCATCAGCTACGGCTACCCACCGACCCCAGCTACGGGATTCTCAATCTCGCCCAGGCGGTGCAGATCGCCTGCTATGAGCTGCGCAATGCCTGGCGTCGCGGCAACGGTGATAGGGATCCAGAGCGCATGGGGGAAATGCAGGGAGGGGAACCGCGGCCAAGCCGTGCCCAGCTTCAGTACTTCGATGAACTGCTGGTAGAGCTGCTTCGACCGACCGGATTTCTCAATCAGCCCCACGCCAAGACGCAGGAGAAGCTGCGCGCGATCATCCGTCGCAGCGAACCCAGCAAACGTGAGCTTTCGATGCTCACCGGGATGATCAAGGCACTGGCGGGAAAGTGA
- the pheA gene encoding prephenate dehydratase — translation MSEERCAPGVSPHDLGRDIEQLESLDELRQRIDQIDTELLGLISARARCAQQVARVKLSDDANAVFYRPEREAQVLRRIMALNPGPLAAEEMARLFREVMSACLALERPIQVAYLGPEGTFTQQAALKHFGDSASTQPMPSIDDVFREVEAGAVNYGVVPVENSTEGVVNHTLDTFIGSALKICGEVVLRIHHHLMVGQNTQRQKISRIYSHPQSLAQCRKWLDAHYPMAERVAVSSNAEAARLVKTEWHSAAIAGDMAARRYGLEIIAEKIEDRPDNSTRFLIISTDDVPPCGNDKTSLVVAMRNQPGALHALIEPFQRHGIDMTRLETRPSRTGVWNYVFFIDLKGHREDPVVAAALEEVQLRAAELKVLGSYPVGVL, via the coding sequence ATGTCAGAAGAGCGTTGTGCCCCTGGCGTTTCGCCGCACGATCTCGGTCGAGACATCGAGCAGCTGGAGAGTCTCGACGAACTGCGACAGCGCATCGACCAGATCGATACCGAGCTGCTCGGTCTGATCAGCGCTCGGGCGCGCTGCGCCCAGCAGGTCGCGCGGGTCAAGCTCAGCGACGATGCCAATGCGGTGTTCTATCGGCCCGAGCGTGAGGCCCAGGTGCTGCGCCGGATCATGGCGCTCAACCCCGGGCCGTTGGCCGCCGAGGAGATGGCGCGGCTGTTTCGCGAGGTGATGTCCGCCTGCCTCGCCCTGGAGCGGCCGATCCAGGTCGCCTACCTGGGGCCGGAGGGCACCTTCACCCAGCAGGCCGCGCTCAAGCACTTCGGCGATTCGGCCAGTACCCAGCCGATGCCGTCGATCGATGACGTGTTCCGCGAGGTGGAGGCGGGCGCGGTCAACTACGGAGTCGTGCCGGTGGAGAACTCCACCGAAGGGGTGGTCAACCACACCCTGGATACCTTCATCGGTTCCGCGCTCAAGATATGTGGCGAGGTGGTGCTGCGGATCCACCATCACCTGATGGTCGGCCAGAATACCCAGCGCCAGAAGATTTCTCGGATCTACTCTCACCCTCAGTCGCTGGCCCAGTGTCGGAAATGGCTCGACGCCCACTACCCGATGGCCGAACGGGTCGCGGTCTCCTCCAATGCCGAGGCGGCGCGGCTGGTCAAGACCGAGTGGCACAGCGCTGCGATCGCCGGCGACATGGCGGCTCGGCGCTATGGGCTGGAGATCATCGCTGAGAAGATCGAGGACCGTCCGGACAACTCGACCCGCTTTTTGATCATCTCCACCGATGACGTGCCGCCATGCGGCAACGACAAGACCTCGCTGGTAGTGGCGATGCGCAACCAGCCCGGCGCGTTGCATGCGCTGATCGAGCCTTTCCAGCGCCACGGGATCGACATGACCCGGCTGGAGACCCGCCCTTCGCGTACCGGGGTGTGGAACTACGTGTTCTTCATCGACCTCAAGGGGCATCGCGAGGATCCCGTCGTCGCGGCGGCGCTCGAGGAAGTGCAACTGCGCGCCGCCGAACTCAAGGTGCTCGGCTCCTATCCGGTGGGCGTACTCTGA
- the cmk gene encoding (d)CMP kinase: MSDAPVITIDGPGGAGKGTVSALISEALGWHLLDSGALYRLTALAANRKGVALDDEPAVAALAESLPVAFIAAEGGARIELAGVEVSQTIRNEQVGADASVIAALPSVRTALLARQRAFRRAPGLVADGRDMGTVVFPDAPLKVFLTASAEERARRRYGQLRENGGSATLQSLLEEIRVRDERDRNRAVSPLKPAADAITIDSTELEIPEVVARIRALLAERGL; encoded by the coding sequence ATGAGCGATGCGCCGGTGATCACCATCGACGGGCCGGGCGGCGCGGGCAAAGGCACCGTCTCTGCGTTGATCAGCGAGGCGTTGGGCTGGCACCTGCTCGACTCCGGCGCGCTCTATCGCTTGACCGCGCTGGCCGCGAATCGTAAAGGCGTGGCGTTGGATGATGAGCCTGCGGTGGCGGCACTCGCCGAATCGCTGCCGGTGGCGTTCATCGCCGCCGAGGGAGGGGCGCGTATCGAGCTCGCCGGGGTTGAAGTGAGTCAGACGATCCGCAACGAGCAGGTCGGTGCCGATGCCTCGGTGATCGCCGCGCTGCCGAGCGTGCGCACCGCGCTGCTGGCGAGGCAGCGGGCATTTCGTCGGGCGCCGGGGCTGGTCGCCGATGGGCGCGACATGGGCACGGTGGTGTTCCCCGATGCGCCGCTGAAGGTTTTCCTGACCGCCTCAGCCGAGGAGCGGGCCCGTCGCCGGTATGGTCAGTTGCGGGAAAATGGTGGTTCTGCTACGCTTCAGAGCCTTTTGGAAGAGATCAGGGTTCGGGACGAACGTGATCGGAATCGCGCCGTTTCTCCGCTCAAGCCGGCGGCGGATGCGATAACGATCGACAGCACCGAACTCGAGATTCCAGAAGTAGTCGCCCGCATCAGGGCACTGCTCGCCGAACGGGGGCTTTGA
- a CDS encoding bifunctional prephenate dehydrogenase/3-phosphoshikimate 1-carboxyvinyltransferase, whose amino-acid sequence MTSKVQAPRCTAVVGLGMIGGSIAAGLKQAGWGGEVLGCDLDPSELAQGLALGVIDRQASLETVARDADLIVLAVPVLSIHRVLERLAPLLAKRQSPPVVTDVGSVKRRVREAVVAVCGSMPGWLVLGHPIAGAERSGVAAANPALYRQHRIILTPEADTSPEALALVRAMWQKLGGELLEMSVERHDEVLARTSHLPHLLAFSLVDTLALQDERLEIFRYAAGGFRDFTRIAGSDPVMWRDIFIGNRDAVLHALDEFEAGVARLRHAVEAGDGEEMLGIFTRANHARHYFQTLLNQSSYQASYHHMEQRNVRYRAAAGGRVEGRIRVPGDKSMSHRSIMLGALAEGETSVEGFLEGEDSLATLQAFRDMGVVIEGPEQGRVRIHGVGLHGLRKPAGPLYLGNSGTGMRLFSGLLAGQAFDTELTGDASLSKRPMNRVADPLRLMGAVIETGDGGRPPLRIKGGQRLHGVDYDMPMASAQVKSCLLLAGMYAEGETRVREPAPTRDHTERMLQGFGYPVSREGAVASIRGGGRLSGGKIDVPADISSAAFFLVAASITPGADLVLEHVGINPTRIGVINILREMGADITLLDEREVGGEPVADIHVRHAELHGIDIPQDQVPLAIDEFPVLFVAAANAQGTTRLRGAEELRVKESDRIQAMADGLTALGVVNRVLEDGIDVVGGPYGGGSVDSLGDHRIAMAFTVAALRATGDIVIDDCANVATSFPNFEALTKQVGMRLQVEVERA is encoded by the coding sequence ATGACCTCGAAGGTACAGGCGCCGCGCTGCACCGCGGTGGTCGGGCTGGGGATGATCGGAGGCTCGATCGCCGCGGGGCTCAAGCAGGCAGGGTGGGGCGGCGAGGTGCTCGGTTGCGATCTCGATCCCAGCGAGCTTGCGCAAGGATTGGCGCTGGGGGTGATCGATCGCCAGGCGAGTCTCGAGACCGTCGCGCGCGATGCCGACCTGATCGTGCTCGCGGTGCCGGTACTGTCGATCCACCGGGTGCTCGAACGACTCGCGCCGCTGCTGGCGAAGCGCCAGTCTCCCCCCGTGGTGACGGATGTCGGCAGCGTCAAGCGCCGGGTGCGCGAGGCGGTGGTGGCGGTATGCGGGAGCATGCCGGGCTGGCTGGTGCTTGGCCACCCGATCGCTGGTGCCGAACGCAGCGGCGTGGCCGCGGCCAATCCCGCGCTTTACCGCCAGCACCGGATCATTCTCACTCCCGAGGCGGATACCTCACCCGAGGCGCTGGCGCTGGTGCGGGCAATGTGGCAAAAGCTCGGTGGCGAGCTGCTCGAGATGAGCGTCGAGCGCCATGACGAAGTGCTCGCGCGCACCAGCCATCTGCCGCATCTGCTCGCCTTCTCGCTGGTCGATACCCTGGCACTGCAGGACGAGCGGCTCGAGATATTCCGCTACGCGGCCGGCGGCTTTCGCGATTTCACCCGTATCGCAGGTTCCGATCCGGTGATGTGGCGCGACATTTTCATCGGCAATCGTGACGCGGTGCTGCATGCGCTCGACGAGTTCGAGGCGGGCGTGGCGCGATTGCGCCACGCGGTCGAGGCCGGCGACGGTGAGGAGATGCTGGGCATCTTTACTCGCGCGAACCATGCGCGGCACTATTTCCAGACTTTGTTGAATCAGTCGAGTTACCAAGCGAGCTATCACCACATGGAACAACGCAACGTGCGCTATCGCGCTGCCGCCGGCGGTCGTGTCGAAGGCCGCATCCGAGTCCCTGGCGACAAGTCGATGTCGCATCGCTCGATCATGCTCGGTGCCCTCGCCGAGGGCGAAACCAGCGTCGAGGGCTTCCTCGAAGGCGAGGACAGTCTCGCTACGCTACAGGCATTTCGCGACATGGGCGTGGTGATCGAGGGGCCCGAGCAGGGGCGGGTGCGGATCCACGGCGTCGGCCTGCATGGCCTGCGCAAACCGGCCGGGCCGCTCTACCTGGGCAATTCAGGCACCGGCATGCGGCTCTTTTCCGGCCTGCTGGCCGGCCAGGCCTTCGATACCGAACTCACGGGCGACGCTTCCCTGAGCAAGCGCCCGATGAATCGCGTCGCCGATCCGCTGCGGCTGATGGGGGCGGTGATCGAGACCGGCGATGGCGGCCGCCCGCCGCTCAGGATCAAAGGCGGTCAGCGGCTGCACGGCGTCGACTATGACATGCCGATGGCCAGCGCCCAGGTGAAGTCCTGCCTGCTGCTTGCTGGCATGTATGCCGAAGGCGAGACGCGGGTGCGCGAGCCTGCACCTACGCGGGATCACACCGAGCGGATGCTCCAAGGTTTCGGCTATCCGGTTTCGCGCGAAGGCGCCGTGGCCTCGATCCGGGGCGGCGGACGCCTGAGCGGTGGAAAGATCGACGTCCCCGCTGATATCTCTTCCGCGGCCTTCTTCCTCGTGGCCGCTTCGATCACCCCGGGAGCCGACCTGGTGCTCGAGCACGTCGGCATCAACCCCACCCGGATCGGGGTGATCAACATCCTGCGCGAGATGGGTGCCGACATCACGCTGCTCGACGAACGCGAAGTGGGCGGCGAGCCGGTCGCCGACATTCATGTGCGCCACGCCGAGCTGCACGGGATCGATATCCCGCAGGACCAGGTGCCGCTGGCGATCGACGAATTTCCCGTGCTATTCGTCGCCGCCGCCAATGCGCAGGGCACCACCCGGCTGCGGGGCGCAGAGGAGCTGCGGGTCAAGGAGTCCGACCGGATCCAGGCGATGGCCGACGGCCTCACTGCCCTCGGCGTCGTTAATCGCGTGCTGGAGGACGGTATCGACGTGGTCGGTGGCCCCTACGGCGGCGGTAGCGTCGACAGCCTCGGCGATCACCGGATCGCGATGGCGTTCACCGTGGCCGCGCTGCGTGCCACTGGCGACATCGTGATCGACGACTGCGCCAATGTGGCGACCTCGTTTCCGAACTTCGAGGCGTTGACCAAGCAGGTCGGCATGCGCCTTCAGGTCGAGGTCGAGCGGGCATGA
- the rpsA gene encoding 30S ribosomal protein S1, producing the protein MSESFAELFEQSLNDINMEPGAIVLASIVDIDGDWITVNAGLKSEGQIPAAQFKDENGQLTVKVGDEVRVALEAVEDGFGETRLSREKAKRAEAWKELEAAFEDDQIVKGVINGKVKGGFTVDVNSIRAFLPGSLVDVRPVRDTAHLENKELDFKVIKLDAKRNNVVVSRRAVLEAENSAEREALLATLQEGQQIKGIVKNLTDYGAFVDLGGVDGLLHITDMAWKRIKHPSEIVAVGDEINVKVLKFDRERNRVSLGLKQLGEDPWVNIKARYPENTKVRARVTNLTDYGCFAELEEGVEGLVHVSEMDWTNKNIHPSKVVQVGDEVDVMVLDIDEDRRRISLGIKQCTSNPWEDFSSRFNKGDRVSGTIKSITDFGIFIGLNGGIDGLVHLSDISWSEAGEEAVRRYRKGDEAEAVILSIDPERERISLGVKQLESDPVSEYLAVNDKGALVNGRVTEVDAKEVLVELATDVVAVLKVSEISEERIEDARTVMNVGDSVEARIVGVDRKNRMINLSVRAKDQADTRRAMSKLRDEETETAGPTTIGDLIKQKLGQD; encoded by the coding sequence ATGAGCGAAAGCTTTGCCGAGCTGTTTGAACAGTCTCTCAACGACATCAACATGGAGCCGGGCGCCATCGTTCTGGCTTCGATCGTCGACATCGATGGTGACTGGATCACCGTCAATGCCGGCCTGAAGTCCGAAGGCCAGATTCCGGCCGCTCAGTTCAAGGACGAGAACGGCCAGCTGACCGTCAAGGTCGGTGATGAAGTTCGCGTCGCGCTGGAAGCCGTCGAGGACGGTTTCGGCGAAACCCGCCTGTCGCGCGAGAAGGCCAAACGCGCCGAAGCTTGGAAAGAGCTCGAAGCGGCCTTCGAAGACGACCAGATCGTCAAAGGCGTGATCAACGGCAAGGTCAAGGGTGGCTTCACCGTCGACGTCAACTCGATCCGTGCGTTCCTGCCGGGTTCGCTGGTCGATGTGCGTCCGGTCCGCGACACCGCCCATCTCGAGAACAAAGAACTCGATTTCAAGGTCATCAAGCTCGACGCCAAGCGCAACAACGTCGTCGTCTCGCGCCGTGCCGTGCTCGAAGCCGAGAACAGCGCCGAGCGTGAAGCGCTGCTGGCCACCCTGCAGGAAGGCCAGCAGATCAAGGGTATCGTCAAGAACCTCACCGATTACGGCGCTTTCGTCGACCTCGGCGGCGTCGATGGCCTGCTGCACATCACCGACATGGCGTGGAAGCGGATCAAGCATCCGTCCGAAATCGTCGCCGTCGGCGACGAGATCAACGTCAAGGTGCTGAAGTTCGACCGCGAGCGCAACCGTGTCTCCCTCGGTCTCAAGCAGCTGGGCGAAGATCCTTGGGTCAACATCAAGGCTCGCTACCCGGAAAACACCAAGGTTCGCGCCCGGGTCACCAACCTCACCGACTACGGCTGCTTCGCCGAGCTGGAAGAGGGCGTCGAAGGTCTGGTCCACGTGTCCGAAATGGACTGGACCAACAAGAACATCCATCCGTCGAAAGTCGTCCAGGTTGGCGATGAAGTAGACGTCATGGTGCTCGATATCGACGAAGACCGTCGTCGCATCTCGCTTGGCATCAAGCAGTGCACCTCGAATCCGTGGGAAGACTTCAGCTCGCGCTTCAACAAGGGCGACCGGGTTTCCGGCACGATCAAGTCGATCACCGATTTCGGTATCTTCATCGGCCTGAACGGCGGCATCGACGGTCTGGTCCACCTCTCCGACATCTCCTGGTCGGAAGCGGGCGAAGAAGCCGTTCGTCGCTACCGCAAGGGTGACGAAGCCGAGGCGGTCATCCTGTCGATCGATCCCGAGCGTGAGCGCATCTCGCTGGGTGTCAAGCAGCTCGAAAGCGATCCGGTCTCCGAATACCTTGCCGTCAACGACAAGGGTGCGCTGGTCAACGGCCGCGTGACCGAAGTCGACGCCAAGGAAGTGCTGGTCGAGCTGGCGACCGATGTCGTCGCGGTTCTCAAGGTCTCCGAGATCTCCGAGGAGCGCATCGAAGATGCTCGTACCGTGATGAACGTTGGAGACAGCGTCGAAGCGCGTATCGTGGGTGTCGACCGCAAGAACCGTATGATCAACCTGTCGGTTCGTGCTAAAGACCAGGCGGATACTCGCCGCGCGATGAGCAAGCTGCGTGACGAAGAGACCGAGACTGCGGGTCCGACCACCATCGGCGACCTGATCAAGCAGAAGCTCGGCCAGGACTGA
- the serC gene encoding 3-phosphoserine/phosphohydroxythreonine transaminase: MSRHFNFCSGPATLPLEVLERAREELVDYQGRGLSVMEMSHRGDDFIEIAARAERNLRELLSIPEGYRVLFVQGGASTQFSCVPLNLLGGGGTGNYLDSGVWAKKALAEARHLGGAHVAASTADLGYRRAPAQGEIVLSPDAAFLHYTDNETIGGVAYDYLPEAGDVPLVCDMSSSILGREIDVSRFGVIYAGAQKNIGPAGLTVVIVRDDLLDRARPETPQMLSYRQAADHGSMLNTPPTYAWYLCGLVFEWLKARGGVAAIAEVNRRKAARLYAAIDQSEFYSNPIEAGSRSVMNVPFRLRDESLDQRFLADAEAAGLLYLQGHRSVGGMRASIYNAMPEEGVEALIDFMDGFARRHG, encoded by the coding sequence ATGAGCCGACATTTCAACTTCTGTTCCGGTCCCGCCACGCTGCCGCTCGAGGTGCTCGAGCGGGCGCGCGAGGAGCTCGTCGACTACCAGGGGCGCGGCCTCTCGGTGATGGAGATGAGCCATCGCGGGGATGATTTCATCGAGATCGCAGCGCGTGCCGAGCGCAACCTGCGCGAGCTGCTCTCGATCCCCGAGGGCTATCGCGTGCTGTTCGTGCAGGGCGGCGCGTCGACCCAGTTCTCCTGCGTGCCGCTCAACCTGCTCGGCGGCGGCGGCACCGGCAACTATCTCGACAGCGGCGTATGGGCGAAGAAGGCGCTGGCGGAGGCGCGGCACCTGGGTGGGGCCCACGTGGCCGCGAGCACTGCTGACCTTGGCTATCGTCGTGCGCCCGCCCAGGGCGAGATCGTGCTCTCCCCGGATGCGGCCTTCCTGCACTACACCGATAACGAGACCATCGGTGGCGTGGCCTACGACTACCTGCCGGAGGCCGGCGACGTGCCGCTTGTCTGCGACATGTCCTCGTCGATCCTTGGCCGTGAGATCGATGTCTCGCGTTTTGGCGTGATCTACGCCGGCGCGCAGAAGAACATCGGTCCAGCCGGGCTGACCGTGGTGATCGTGCGTGATGACCTGCTCGATCGCGCGCGGCCCGAGACCCCGCAGATGCTCAGCTATCGGCAGGCCGCGGACCACGGTTCGATGCTCAATACGCCGCCGACCTATGCCTGGTACCTGTGCGGCCTGGTGTTCGAGTGGTTGAAGGCTCGTGGCGGCGTCGCCGCGATCGCTGAGGTGAACCGGCGCAAGGCGGCCAGGCTCTATGCGGCGATCGACCAGAGCGAGTTCTACTCCAATCCGATCGAAGCGGGCAGCCGCTCGGTGATGAACGTACCTTTCCGGCTTCGTGACGAATCGCTCGACCAGCGCTTCCTCGCCGATGCCGAGGCCGCTGGGCTGCTTTATCTCCAGGGACACCGTAGTGTCGGTGGGATGCGAGCGAGTATCTACAATGCCATGCCCGAAGAGGGCGTCGAGGCGCTGATCGATTTCATGGACGGCTTCGCCCGTCGCCACGGGTGA